The Streptomyces sp. NBC_01317 genomic interval GGCGCCCGTGAGGTTCCGGGCCGCATCGAAGAGGTTCCGGGAGAGGACTGCCGAGGGGGTGTCGGAGGAGGCCGCGGACGGGTCCGCGGTCCTGCGGGCGGTGGGGCGGGAGGTCATCGTGTGCATCCTGAGAGGAAGTGCCGAACCTGTCCCTCACGAGCCTGCCGCCCGGGCGGCCCCACGGCGTCGGCACTGCCCCGCACGCTCTCTGCCGCCTTCCGTACCGCCGGGTGCGGGCCTGTCCCCTCCGGCCCGCACGGTCGCCGCACGGCTGGTGCGGGTTCCCCGCATCCTTGATCGCCGAGTTCTCGCGGAGCGGTCCCGCGATCTACGGTTGGGGCATGGACGACGTCGACCGCGTCACCGCTGGGGGCCCGTCGCCACGCCTGAGCGTGGTGCTCGCGGACGACCATCTCGTGGTCCGCGCGGGCATGCGGCTCCTCCTGGCCCAGGACCCCGCGTTCGAGATCGTCGCGGAGAGCGCCACCCTGCCGGAGACCTTCGCGGCCGTGGCCCGGCACCACCCCTCGGTCCTCGTCCTGGACCTGACCCTGGCGAGGCAGCCCAGCCTGCGGTCGATTCCCGACCTGCTGGCCGCCTCGCCCCGTACCCGCATCCTCGTCCTCACCATGCAGGAGGATCCCGCGTTCGCCCGCGAGGCGCTGCGGGCCGGGGCCACCGGCTACCTGCTGAAGGAGGCGGCCGCCGAGGAGCTGCTGGGGGCGGCCCGCCAGGTCGGCGCGGGGGACACGTACGTACAGCCCTCGCTGGGCGCCCGCCTGGCCGTCACCGGCCCCGACGTGCCCGGCGCGGGGGACGACAGCGCGCTGACGGCGCGCGAGGTGGAGGTGCTGTCCCTGCTCGCGCAGGGCCACACCAACCAGGAGATCGCCTGGCACGAGCACGTATCCGTACGGACGGTGGAGACGCACCGCGCCCGGATCCGGGAGAAGCTGGGCGCCGAGACCAAGGCCGACCTGGTCACCGCCGCACGTGAGCGCGGGCTGCTCGCATGATCCATCTGTCACGGGCACGGGCCGGCGCGGTCGTCGAGGCGGCCGGTTCGTTCCTGCTCCTGATCACGCTCGCGTTCGAGGTCGCCCATCACTCGCTGAGCGTCGAATTCGCGCTCTGTGTCGCCGCCGGTACGTCCTTCCTGGCGGCCGCCGTACTGAGCCCCGAAGCCCGCCGGCCCTGGCTCGCGGTCATCGGCGCGATCTCGTACGTGATCGCCGTAGCCCTCCTGGTCCGTATCGTCGAGGCACCCCTGCTCAACGGTCTGCACCTCGTCCCCCTCACCCTGATCGCCTTCGCCGCGGCGATAGGACGCCGGTCCGCCCTGCGCCACCGCGGCCTCGACCGGGAGTGGATCCAGGCCCGCCGGGACGGGGAGGAGCGGGAACGACGGCACTGGGCGCGCGAACTGCACGACGACACACTCCAGGAACTGGGCGCCGTACAGATCGTGCTGACCTCGGCCTCCGCGAGCGACCGCCCCGGTGCCATGAAGGAAGCCATCGACCAGGCGCGGCGCCTGGTCGGCAACCAGATCACCTCGTTGCGCCATCTCATCGCCGAACTGCGCCCGGTCGCCCTCGACCAACTCGGCCTGCGCCCCGCGCTGGAGGCCTTGTGCCGGAGCACGTCGGACAACTTCGGCATCGACGCCGAACTGCGCGTGGGGGCGCGGTGGGACCAACTCGGCGCGAAACTGAGCCCCGAGGCGCAGGCCCACGTCTACCGCATCGTGCAGGAGGCGGTGACCAACGCCGTCAAGCACGCCCGGCCGACCCGGATCCGCGTCGACCTGGACAGCGACAGCCACTCCCTCTCCACGAAGGTCACGGACGACGGCGTCGGCCTGACGCCCGCCGCCGCGGCGGCCCTCCGGGCCCCGCCCCGTACGACCGTGTCCGGAGGCATGGGGGTGGCGGCCATGCGCGAGCGCGCCGACCTCCTGGACGCGCACCTCACGGTCCACTCGACACCCGGGGAAGGCACCACCGTCACCCTGGAGGTCCCGATCCACGGCATCGGCGTCAGGCTCCACCGCCGGTAGGCAGGCCCTGCCGGGTGGTGGATTCGCATGCCCGGTCCTGGAACGCCGCCGCTGTCACCGACGTTGAACCCGCATGACGATCTATGGCGATGATGAGACGATAAGACACATTCTTACCGAAACGGGGGACACCTGGGCCGTGGTCGGCCTGTCCAACAACGAGGAACGGGCAGCCTATCGGGTGGCCGACAAGCTGCGGCGCATCGGAAAGAGGGTGGTGCCCGTGCACCCCAAGGCCGAGACGGTGCGGGGCGAGCAGGGGTACGCCTCGCTCGCGGAGATCCCGTTCCCGGTGGACGTGGTGAACGTGTTCGTCAACTCCGACCTGGCGGGCGAGGTCGCCGACCAGGCGGTGGCGCTCGGGGCCGAGGCGGTCTGGTTCCAGCTGGGCGTCACGGACGAGGCCGCGTACGACAGGACGCGGGCGGCCGGACTGCGCATGGTGATGGACCGGTCGGCGGGACGGGAGATCACCCGGCTGGAACTGCTCTGACGGTTTCCACCTGACCGGTCTCCACCTGACCGGTCGCGGCTCTGACACGGAGGGCGGCCACCGTGTGTTGTTGGAGAGATGTGCGGTCCCTCCACGAACACGCGGTGGCCTTCGTTCATTGTCGCACTTGTGGGTGACTCTTCGCGTGGATGTGCCCGTGGGGGTGGGGGCGCCTCTCGGCCTATGGTGAAAAGCAGTTGGTCGGACCGCCGTTGTCCCGCGCGGGGCGGTGGCGCGACCGGTGGTTGGTGGATCGCTTCCGCGCCGAGAGGGAGGCCGCTCATGGCCAGTACGTTTCAGGAGCGCAAGCTCAGGACGATGTTCGCCGCGTTCGACACGGACAGCGACGGCTACCTGCGCGGAGAGGACTTCAGGGCGCTGGTCGCCCGCTGGAACCGCCTTCCCGGAGTGGACCCCGGGACGGAACTGCGCGCCCGGGTGGAGACGCTGCTGATGGGGTGGTGGGCGGCGCTGCTGGAAACCGGCGACACGAACGGGGACGGCGCGATCGACATGGGCGAACTGCTCGCCCTCGTGGACCAGTTGCCCGCCATGGTCGCGGATGTCACGGCGACGGCCGAGACCGTCTTCGACGCCGTGGACGCCAACGGCGACGGCGTGATCTCTCCCGAGGAACACCGCCGGCTGGTCGAGACCTGGAACGGCCGCCCCGTGGACGTGACGGGCGTCTTCGAACTCCTCGACCTGAACGGCGACGGACACCTCAGCCGCGAGGAATTCGCCCTGCTGTGGCGCCAGTTCTGGATGAGCGACGATCCGGCGGACCCGGGCAACCTGCTCTGCGGCCGGGTCCCCGCCCCCACGGACGCGGCCTAGGCCTGCCGGTACGGCGCCGGGAACGCGGGTCCGCGCGGCGGGTGTGGCCTCACGGCCGTGCCCGAGCGCGGCCATGAGCGCCACCCTGTCCGCCGCGAGCGGAGTCCCCGACCGCGCACGCCCCGGAAAAATGGTTCGGCAGGACCCGGGGTGCGGTGAGATGATCGCGAGGCCCGCGCGGCTCAGGGGAAGCGAGATCAGGCATGGCGATCATCCACCACGTCACACTGAAACCCGGCAAGCTGGAGTTGCTCGCCGGGTGGTTGCCCGGACAGCCGTGGTACATCGGCAAGGGCGACGAGGCGGAACTGGCCAAGGTGGGCGGTTTCCGGCTCGACGACCCGGACGGCGCGGTCGGCATCGAGTTCGTCGTGGTGACCGACTGGTCCGGCGACGAGCCGGTCTCGTACCAAGTCCCGCTCAGCTATCGCGATGCGCCGCTCGACGGTGCGGACCACGCGCTCGTCGGCACCACCGAGCACGAGGTGCTGGGGCGGCGGTGGGTCTACGACGGGACCCACGACCCGGTGGTGGTCGCCCAACTGCTCGCCCTTGTGCGGGGCGAGGCGCAGGCGCAGGACCAGAGCGTGAGCCAGACCCCCGACTTGACGGTCACCACCTTCTTCGGGGGGAGCGGTGAGCTGGGGGCGATCAGGTCCACGAGGGTGACGGACGGGCCGGACGGCACACGTCTTCTCGTACGGACCGCCGACGCGGCCACCGTTGGCGCACAGACCCGCCCGGACACCGAGCTGACCGTCCAGCTGAACCGCGTCCTGCGCCCCGGCGAGCACGACACGGCCGCCCGCACGGAACAACCGCTCGGGTACGTCTCCGCCGAATGGCTCCTCCCGGACGGCAGCACGGCACGCGATCTCTTCGCCGTCGTCGACACGCGGCCGTCGCCCTGACGCGGACGCTCACAACGTACGGAGCACGCGGGGACGTCGAGCTGCTGGTGGGACTCGCCGTGAGGTCAGGGGGGTTCGGCGCCGAGGTGCGGATGTGCGCCGCCGGGGCCGGCCGCTCCCGCCCGACGGTACCGACCACCGCGTGCCCACCTTCACAGGGGGAAGGCCCATGGCCCCAGGATTGGCTGCTTCTCGTCTCCCGCGCGGAGCCGGGTTGCTGCTTAATAGGGCTCCCGCGCGTGCGGGTGACTGACAAGTACACGGGGAGCACATGAACACCACGGGGGGCTTCGGGCCGCCGTCGACACCTACGCCACCGTCCGGACCGCCGCCCTCCCGCCCGCCGGATCCTCCGTCCGGGCCTCCCTCGACGCCGCCGCCGCTACCGCCGCTGCCGACCCCGGGAGGCGTCCTGGAGATTTCGGTCAAGCGCCGGATGCTCTGGATCGGCGCGGCGGCCCTGCCGCTGCACAACCTCACCCGGGTCGAGGCCATCAAGCTCCGGCCGGATCGGAACCTCGTCCGTTTCCTGATGGGGCTGGCGCTTGTCGCCGTCGTCTACTCGGTGACCGGCTGGACACTGGTTCTCTTCCTACTGATCGTTCTGGCCGCCTTCTTCATCGCGGCGCTGATCAAACCGGAGAGGCCGGTCCTGGTGGTGGAGACGGCAGGCGGCTCCTTGGTGCTCGTGACCTTGCCGAGCGTGGACGAGCTGCGGGCGATCGCCGGGCACATCGTCCACGCGATCGACCACCCGGAGGCCGAGTTCACGGCGTACGTGCACCAGTTGAACAACTACAACGGCCCCGTCTTCAACCAGAACGGCGGTCAGAACACGGGGATCAGGCTGTGAGCGAACCGACGCACCACTCGACCTACAACGCGCCGGTCTTCAACCAGAACGGCGATCGGAACATCGGCATCAACTACGGCTACGTCGGTGCCGGCCAGGACCCGGAATTGCGAGCGGCCGTCGAGGAGTTGACCGCTCGGCTCCGCGACCTCGCCGCCCACCTCACCCCGGACCAGGCACGTGCGGTCGAGGAGACCCTGCCTGTGCTCGCCCTGGACCGCGAAGCCATGACCGGGCGCGGCCTCACCCTGGCCCGTCTCGGCCAGATCACCACAGCGGTCGGCCCGGTGGCCCAGCCCGTCGGGGACGCGCTGGGACGATTGCTCGGACTGCTGGGGTAGTAGCGCGACCGTGTGTCGGTTCAGGGGCCGTGGCCTCGTCGGGCGGATCTCGGGCAGGCCCAGCGGGACGATGTCCTGGTCGCTGGGCTGTGATCTCCTTTTTTGGCGCGGATCGACAGTTGTCCACCACGGCGGCGCGGGCACAACGACGGCCGCCGCCCGCGCCGGCACGCGCCAGGTCGTGGTGGCCCGGATGGTGGACCAGTCGTACGGGGTGGGCCGGGCGACGGCGGCGGCGAAGCTGCTGCTCGACGCACTGACGGCGGACGAAGGGCGTGCGGCCCCGGCCCCGGCGGGCTCCCGTGCGCCGACCGATCGGGTGTAGGGGCGTGGTGCGGGCGCGGCTCCCGTGCTCGATGATCACCGTCATCAAGCTGCCACGCCCGACCGAGTCGCAGGAGGCTCCGTGCCGCCCATCACCCCCATCGACCACTCCGTCACCCGGTACGACCTGAAGCACGCGTACTGGCTGGCCAGGGCCGCCGAGCTGGCGTACAGCGACGCCGACGCGGCGCGGGACGAGACGGCCGCCTGGGGGTTCGACCGGTTCCGGCACTTCGTGTCGCCACATGCCCTGCCCTTCCCGCTGGAGGACACACAGGCGTACGTGGCGGGCAGCGACCGGATGGTGGTGGTCGCGTTCCGGGGCACGGAGCCGACGCAGATCAAGGACTGGCTCTCCGACACCACCACCCCGCCCGTCCCCGGCCCCGGCGGCAAGGGCTTCGTGCACTTCGGCTTCCACCAGGCGCTCGCCTCGGTCTACCCCGAAGTACGTGACACCGTCACCGAGTTCGGCGCAGACGGGCAGAGCGTGTGGTTCACCGGGCACAGCCTCGGCGGCGCGCTGGCCATGCTGGCCGGAACCCGGCTGTGCCTCGACCGGCCCCGAGTCGTACCGCACGGCATCTACACGTACGGGCAGCCCCGTACCTGCGACCGCCTGCTGGCCGCCGCGCACAACACCGCGCTCAAGAACCGCACCTACCGGTTCGTCAACAACAACGACATCGTGCCCCAGGTCCCGCCGGAGCCGGTGTTCACCCACGTCGACGCCATCCGCTACTTCGACGCCAACGGCGAACTGCACGACGGGATGCCGCTGTTGACCGGGCTGCGCGACCGGGCCAAGGGCCTGACCGCCGACCTCCTGGCCCCCACCTCGGACGGTATCCGCGACCACTTCATGGGCGCCTACCTGAAGAACCTGGAGAAGAACCTTGCGAAGGCGCCCGCCTGATCACACGGTCATCGCCGCCGCCGCATCTTCCAGCTCGCCCACGCCCCGACGGCGAGTACGGCGGTGACGACCAGGTCACCGACCTCGCTGGGCCCACCGGTCCCCCGGCCCGCCGACGCGAAGCTGCCGACCGCGAGGGCGGCGAGGAGAACGGCGAGGACGGTCCAGAACGACACTTTCACGGCTGCCCCCTGCGGATGGGATGGGGTCACCACCGTAACGGGGTGCGCCGTGCTCCGACCCGCGGGTTCCGGCTCGCGGGCTCCGACCCCTGGGAGCCGGCCGGGCCGGTCGGTGGCCGGCCGGCCGCTCGCCCCGGTTACTCGAACCGCGCCGTGTCGCCCGCCCCCCGCCGTACGATCTCCATCTCGTCCCCCGAGAAGTCGATGACCGTCGTCGGCTCGGTGCCGCAGTCGCCCGAGTCGATCACGATGTCCACCTCATGGTCGAGCCGTTCCTTGATCTCCCAGCCCTGCGTCAGCGGCTCCTCCTCGTCGGGCAGGAGCAGGGTGCTGGACAGCATCGGCTCCCCCAGTTCGGCGAGGAGGGCCTGGGCGACGACATGGTCGGGGATCCGGACCCCGACCGTCTTCTTCTTCGGGTGCAGCAACTGACGCGGCACTTCCCTCGTCGCGGGCAGGATGAAGGTGTAACTGCCGGGCGTCGCGGCCTTGATCGCGCGGAACACGTCGTTGTCGATGTGCACGAACTGGCCCAGCTGCGCGAAGTTCTGGCACACCAGCGTGAAGTGGTGACGATCGTCGAGCTTCCTGATCGACCGGATGCGGTCGATACCGTCGCGGCTGCCCAGCTGGCATCCGAGGGCGTAGCAGGAGTCGGTGGGGTACGCGATGAGCGCGCCGGACCGGATGTTGTCCGCCACACCGCTGATCGTGCGTCGCTGGGGGTTCTCTGGGTGCACATCGAAATACTTCGCCATCCGCCGAGCTTAAGGCCCCGCGGCGGGAACGATCTCCGACCGGCCGGGTGCGTCGCCGGGGTTCCTCGGTACGGCGGTTCCTCGCCGGTCTGGTCACCGGGACGGTAGACCCGAACGCGTTCCAGGCGTACCGCCCGGCGTGCACGGCGGTGACCACCGGTCCGCGCCCGGTACGGCGTTCCGCGCGCCCGTCACCGGGGGCCGTGCTCCTCGGTGATGTCGCCGTCGTTCAGCTCCAGGACGCGGTCCGCCAGCCCCAGCCACTGGGCGTCGTGCGTGGCCACCAGCGCCGTCACCCCCTCGCTCCGTACCACCGCGCGGATCAGGTTCATCACCACCATGCCCGTCTCCGCGTCGAGTTGGCCCGTCGGCTCGTCGGCGATCAGCAGCGCCGGCCGGTTGGCGAGCGCGCGGGCGATCGCGACCCGCTGCTGCTGCCCGCCGGACAGCTCGCCGGGCCGCTGGGCGGCGTGTCCGTCGAGGCCGACCAGCGAGAGCAGGAGCGCCACCCGCTCCTCACGCTCGCGCGGGTCCGACTCCCGTATGCGCAGGGGGATGCCGACGTTCTCGGCCGCCGTGAGGATCGGAATGAGTCCGAACGACTGGAACACAAAACCGATCCGGTCCCGGCGCAGCCGCAGCAGCCCCGACTCGTTCAGGCCGGCCAGGCCCACCCCGTCGACGGTGACACTTCCGTCGTCCGGGGTGTCCAGACCGCCGATCAGGTTGAGCAGGGTGGTCTTCCCGGATCCCGACCGTCCTTTCAGCGCGACCAGTTCGCCGCGCCCGACCGTGAACGAGACGCCCCGTAGGGCGTGTACGGCGTTCTCGCCGGTGCCGTACGAGCGCCGCAGCCCCTCGGCCCGCACCATCGGGTCGTGGACCAGCGTCTCCACCGAAGTGTCTGCGGGGCGCGGATCGATTGCCTCGGCCATCACATACCCCTGTCGGTGGTGTCGCCGGACGCCCGCTGCTCCGGCTCGTCGGACGGCCATACGCCGATGTGGTCCCGTTCGAGTTCCAGCGCGACCCGGTGTTTCATGCCCAGCGCGGCGAGGTGGTCGGCGGGCAGCTGGAGCCGTCCCGCCCGGTCCAGCATCGCGTACTCC includes:
- a CDS encoding DUF6232 family protein, coding for MSVKRRMLWIGAAALPLHNLTRVEAIKLRPDRNLVRFLMGLALVAVVYSVTGWTLVLFLLIVLAAFFIAALIKPERPVLVVETAGGSLVLVTLPSVDELRAIAGHIVHAIDHPEAEFTAYVHQLNNYNGPVFNQNGGQNTGIRL
- a CDS encoding ABC transporter ATP-binding protein; protein product: MVRAEGLRRSYGTGENAVHALRGVSFTVGRGELVALKGRSGSGKTTLLNLIGGLDTPDDGSVTVDGVGLAGLNESGLLRLRRDRIGFVFQSFGLIPILTAAENVGIPLRIRESDPREREERVALLLSLVGLDGHAAQRPGELSGGQQQRVAIARALANRPALLIADEPTGQLDAETGMVVMNLIRAVVRSEGVTALVATHDAQWLGLADRVLELNDGDITEEHGPR
- a CDS encoding lipase family protein, with amino-acid sequence MPPITPIDHSVTRYDLKHAYWLARAAELAYSDADAARDETAAWGFDRFRHFVSPHALPFPLEDTQAYVAGSDRMVVVAFRGTEPTQIKDWLSDTTTPPVPGPGGKGFVHFGFHQALASVYPEVRDTVTEFGADGQSVWFTGHSLGGALAMLAGTRLCLDRPRVVPHGIYTYGQPRTCDRLLAAAHNTALKNRTYRFVNNNDIVPQVPPEPVFTHVDAIRYFDANGELHDGMPLLTGLRDRAKGLTADLLAPTSDGIRDHFMGAYLKNLEKNLAKAPA
- a CDS encoding L-threonylcarbamoyladenylate synthase; its protein translation is MAKYFDVHPENPQRRTISGVADNIRSGALIAYPTDSCYALGCQLGSRDGIDRIRSIRKLDDRHHFTLVCQNFAQLGQFVHIDNDVFRAIKAATPGSYTFILPATREVPRQLLHPKKKTVGVRIPDHVVAQALLAELGEPMLSSTLLLPDEEEPLTQGWEIKERLDHEVDIVIDSGDCGTEPTTVIDFSGDEMEIVRRGAGDTARFE
- a CDS encoding sensor histidine kinase, yielding MIHLSRARAGAVVEAAGSFLLLITLAFEVAHHSLSVEFALCVAAGTSFLAAAVLSPEARRPWLAVIGAISYVIAVALLVRIVEAPLLNGLHLVPLTLIAFAAAIGRRSALRHRGLDREWIQARRDGEERERRHWARELHDDTLQELGAVQIVLTSASASDRPGAMKEAIDQARRLVGNQITSLRHLIAELRPVALDQLGLRPALEALCRSTSDNFGIDAELRVGARWDQLGAKLSPEAQAHVYRIVQEAVTNAVKHARPTRIRVDLDSDSHSLSTKVTDDGVGLTPAAAAALRAPPRTTVSGGMGVAAMRERADLLDAHLTVHSTPGEGTTVTLEVPIHGIGVRLHRR
- a CDS encoding nucleotide disphospho-sugar-binding domain-containing protein; the encoded protein is MCRFRGRGLVGRISGRPSGTMSWSLGCDLLFWRGSTVVHHGGAGTTTAAARAGTRQVVVARMVDQSYGVGRATAAAKLLLDALTADEGRAAPAPAGSRAPTDRV
- a CDS encoding EF-hand domain-containing protein, coding for MASTFQERKLRTMFAAFDTDSDGYLRGEDFRALVARWNRLPGVDPGTELRARVETLLMGWWAALLETGDTNGDGAIDMGELLALVDQLPAMVADVTATAETVFDAVDANGDGVISPEEHRRLVETWNGRPVDVTGVFELLDLNGDGHLSREEFALLWRQFWMSDDPADPGNLLCGRVPAPTDAA
- a CDS encoding CoA-binding protein yields the protein MYGDDETIRHILTETGDTWAVVGLSNNEERAAYRVADKLRRIGKRVVPVHPKAETVRGEQGYASLAEIPFPVDVVNVFVNSDLAGEVADQAVALGAEAVWFQLGVTDEAAYDRTRAAGLRMVMDRSAGREITRLELL
- a CDS encoding maltokinase N-terminal cap-like domain-containing protein, giving the protein MAIIHHVTLKPGKLELLAGWLPGQPWYIGKGDEAELAKVGGFRLDDPDGAVGIEFVVVTDWSGDEPVSYQVPLSYRDAPLDGADHALVGTTEHEVLGRRWVYDGTHDPVVVAQLLALVRGEAQAQDQSVSQTPDLTVTTFFGGSGELGAIRSTRVTDGPDGTRLLVRTADAATVGAQTRPDTELTVQLNRVLRPGEHDTAARTEQPLGYVSAEWLLPDGSTARDLFAVVDTRPSP
- a CDS encoding response regulator transcription factor; translation: MDDVDRVTAGGPSPRLSVVLADDHLVVRAGMRLLLAQDPAFEIVAESATLPETFAAVARHHPSVLVLDLTLARQPSLRSIPDLLAASPRTRILVLTMQEDPAFAREALRAGATGYLLKEAAAEELLGAARQVGAGDTYVQPSLGARLAVTGPDVPGAGDDSALTAREVEVLSLLAQGHTNQEIAWHEHVSVRTVETHRARIREKLGAETKADLVTAARERGLLA